The following coding sequences are from one Sesamum indicum cultivar Zhongzhi No. 13 linkage group LG11, S_indicum_v1.0, whole genome shotgun sequence window:
- the LOC105174289 gene encoding putative white-brown complex homolog protein 30 (The sequence of the model RefSeq protein was modified relative to this genomic sequence to represent the inferred CDS: added 55 bases not found in genome assembly) produces MIEMSGIRVNSSRVSSFLVLLILVIVLGCSRRVWCADEDEFDESGNSKALPLVTSLIYNQISNLTRIFNKEITETLGYCTKDVDRDLDGAFKFSNNLDFLSNCVKETKDVTKRVCTAAEMKFYFTSFMNTKSADAQFLKPNRNCNLTSWVPGCEPGWACTIPQHEQVDLKNSKDIPNRVRDSQPCCAGFFCPRGLTCMIPCPLGSYCPRATLNDATGICEPYAYQLPPGATNHSCGSADIWAGVTSSDEIFCSAGSYCPTTTQETQCKKGHYCRQGSTEQRACFKLSTCNPNSDTQNLHAYGFLIIGLLTLVLVVFYNCSDQVLTTRYERLAKSRERAAKSARETALARQRWQMAKEATKLRSIGLQQQLSSKFSRKTGDSSSLPPRFPGNSSTPLPGAPKTTKEENNLTQMLQSIEDNPDSHRGFDMAIGDKHIKKQNLKAKQLHTKSQIFKYAYGQLEKEKAMEQKQKLTFSGVISMATDAEMKTRPSLEVAFKDLTITLANKNKHLMRRVTGKILPGRISAVMGPSGAGKTTFLSAVAGKIRGCHISGSILINGKPDSIHCYKKIVGFVPQDDIVHGNLTVEENLRFSARCRLSEDIQKADKVLVVERVIESLGLQAVRDSLVGTVERRGISGGQKKRVNVGLEMVMEPSLLILDEPTSGLDSASSALLIRALRREALEGVNICMVVHQPSYTLYKMFDDLILLAKGGLTVYHGSVKKVEEYFASFGVTVPDRVNPPDHFIDILEGIVKPSGGLTAEQLPVRWMLHNGYAVPPDMLQYCDEIASGSGGVSTSKGVPTPEASFAGSELKDKEDHSQHRFFKPDDLSNRRTPGVLKQYRYFLGRNGKQRLREAKLQAADYLILLLAGACLGTLSKVKDDTFGYFGYMYTVIAVSLLCKISALRSFSQDKLEYLRENDSGMSSLAYFLSKDTVDHFNTVIKPVVFLSMFYSFSNPRSTFLENYAVLFCLIYCVTGVAYIFAILLQPAQAQLWCVLLPVVLTLIANQGKDDKFGRIVSGYCYPTWALEAFIIANAQRYSGVWLITRCAALNDFGYDVHNWTKCLLLLILSGILCRFLAFFFLLTFGKK; encoded by the exons ATGATTGAAATGAGTGGAATTAGGGTCAATTCCTCTCGAGTTTCATCATTCTTGGTGCTGCTGATATTGGTTATTGTTCTGGGTTGTTCGAGGCGGGTATGGTGTGCGGATGAAGATGAATTTGATGAGTCTGGAAATTCCAAAGCGCTACCTCTTGTTACATCTCTCATCTATAACCAAATTTCGAATCTCACAAGGATATTCAACAAGGAGATTACTGAGACCTTAGGATATTGCACTAAGGATGT GGATCGTGATTTGGATGGGGCATTCAAATTCTCCAACAATTTGGACTTTCTCAGTAATTGTGTTAAAGAGACGAAAG ATGTAACAAAGAGGGTCTGTACAGCAGCAGAAATGAAGTTCTATTTTACTAGTTTTATGAACACAAAGTCAGCTGATGCACAATTCTTAAAACCCAACAGAAACTGCAATTTAACGTCGTGGGTTCCTGGATGTGAGCCTGGCTGGGCTTGTACCATTCCTCAACATGAACAGGTTGACCTCAAAAACTCCAAGGATATTCCTAACAGGGTTCGTGATAGTCAACCTTGCTGCGCAGGTTTTTTCTGCCCTCGAGGCCTCACCTGCATGATTC cTTGTCCTTTAGGCTCATATTGCCCGCGTGCAACACTCAACGACGCAACTGGCATATGTGAACC ATATGCATATCAGTTACCTCCTGGTGCAACAAATCACTCTTGCGGCTCAGCAGATATATGGGCGGGTGTAACTAGTAGCGATGAAATATTTT ACATTACTGCAGGCAGGGCTCTACTGAGCAAAGAG CTTGCTTCAAGTTGAGTACTTGTAATCCGAATTCTGATACACAGAACTTGCATGCATATGGATTTTTGATCATT GGCTTGTTAACGTTGGTGTTGGTAGTGTTTTACAATTGCTCTGATCAAGTCCTCACCACTCGTTATGAAAGATTGGCCAAGTCCAGAGAAAGAGCGGCAAAAAGTGCCCGGGAAACTGCACTAGCAAGACAAAGGTGGCAAATGGCAAAAGAGGCTACAAAACTCAGAAGTATAGGCTTGCAACAGCAGCTATCGAGCAAATTTTCGCGTAAAACTGGTGATTCATCTTCACTTCCACCTAGGTTTCCGGGTAACTCGAGTACACCACTACCTGGTGCTCCAAAGACAACAAAGGAAGAAAACAACCTCACTCAGATGCTGCAATCAATTGAAGATAATCCAGACAGTCACAGAGGTTTCGACATGGCAATTGGAGATAAGCATATTAAGAAGCAAAATCTCAAGGCAAAACAGTTGCACACTAAAAGCCAAATATTTAAGTATGCTTATGGTCAActtgagaaagagaaagcTATGgaacagaaacaaaaattgaccTTCTCAGGTGTAATTTCAATGGCCACTGATGCAGAAATGAAGACTAGGCCATCCCTTGAGGTTGCTTTCAAAGATCTCACCATAACTCTggcaaacaaaaacaaacatctgATGAGGCGTGTCACTGGGAAAATTTTGCCTGGTCGAATATCAGCTGTCATGGGTCCATCAGGGGCAGGGAAAACAACATTTCTTTCTGCTGTGGCAGGAAAGATAAGGGGGTGCCACATATCTGGTTCAATTCTCATAAATGGAAAGCCTGACTCAATTCACTGttacaagaaaatagtagGTTTTGTTCCACAAGATGATATAGTTCATGGAAACTTGACAGTAGAAGAGAACTTGCGTTTCAGTGCTCGGTGCag ACTTTCTGAAGACATACAGAAGGCCGATAAGGTCCTTGTTGTTGAAAGAGTTATTGAGTCCCTTGGACTACAAGCAGTGAGAGATTCTCTTGTTGGTACAGTAGAGAGGCGAGGTATCTCTGGTGGCCAGAAAAAACGTGTAAATGTTGGGCTGGAAATGGTCATGGAACCTTCACTATTAATCTTGGATGAACCCACATCTGGCTTAGACAGTGCATCCTCAGCCTTACTCATTAGAGCTCTTAGACGTGAAGCTCTTGAAGGAGTAAACATCTGCATGGTTGTTCATCAGCCCAG CTATACTTTGTACAAGATGTTCGATGACTTAATACTTTTAGCCAAAGGTGGTCTTACCGTGTACCATGGATCCGTGAAGAAAGTAGAAGAATATTTTGCAAGCTTTGGAGTCACCGTACCAGACCGTGTTAATCCTCCAGACCACTTCATCGATATACTCGAGGGTATAGTGAAACCAAGTGGCGGGTTAACTGCGGAACAACTGCCTGTCCGATGGATGCTTCACAATGGCTACGCTGTCCCTCCTGATATGCTACAATACTGTGACGAAATTGCATCTGGCTCTGGAGGTGTAAGTACTAGTAAAGGAGTTCCAACTCCAGAAGCATCTTTTGCTGGAAGTGAGTTGAAAGATAAGGAGGACCATTCACAGCACAGGTTTTTTAAACCTGATGACTTATCTAACAGACGTACTCCTGGTGTGCTTAAGCAATACAGATATTTCCTTGGAAG AAATGGAAAGCAACGGCTACGAGAAGCTAAGCTACAAGCGGCAGATTATCTAATCCTTTTGCTTGCTGGAGCATGCTTAGGAACTCTTTCAAAAGTGAAGGATGACACATTTGGCTATTTTGGTTATATGTATACAGTGATTGCAGTCT CACTCCTGTGTAAGATTTCTGCTCTGAGATCATTCTCCCAGGACAAATTAGAGTACCTGAGAGAGAACGACAGTGGCATGAGCAGTCTAGCCTATTTCCTCTCCAAGGATACAGTTGATCATTTCAATACAGTTATCAAGCCTGTAGTTTTCCTTTCCATGTTCTATTCTTTCAGCAATCCAAGATCAACATTCCTAGAAAACTATGCCGTTTTGTTCTGCCTCATCTATTGCGTGACGGGGGTAGCCTACATTTTTGCTATCCTTCTTCAGCCTGCTCAAGCTCAACTG TGGTGTGTGCTTCTTCCTGTTGTTCTTACTCTGATCGCAAATCAAGGTAAAGACGACAAATTTGGAAGGATCGTAAGTGGTTACTGTTATCCAACATGGGCTTTGGAAGCGTTCATTATAGCAAACGCTCAAAG ATACTCTGGAGTATGGTTGATAACTCGGTGTGCTGCGTTGAATGACTTTGGTTACGACGTTCACAACTGGACTAAATGTCTACTTCTCCTCATCCTCAGTGGCATAC